In Halorubrum sp. PV6, a single window of DNA contains:
- a CDS encoding nucleic acid-binding protein has protein sequence MTIAAVSDAGPLIHLAEIGSLELLSAFDTLLVPETVYKEVETGGVPDEFVDLSYELVEANGSQVGTDELDAGERAAIAVAEDRGSVLLTDDLAAREAASDADIEVRGSIGVIALGYGRGLLDRDEAAMRMRALQRATSLFVTEAVVERGIRILDEQ, from the coding sequence GTGACGATCGCAGCTGTCTCGGACGCGGGACCGCTCATTCACCTCGCCGAAATCGGTTCGCTCGAACTGCTCTCGGCGTTTGATACGCTACTCGTGCCGGAGACGGTTTATAAGGAAGTCGAGACCGGTGGCGTTCCGGACGAGTTTGTCGACCTCTCGTACGAACTCGTCGAAGCCAATGGGAGCCAAGTCGGAACTGACGAGCTGGACGCCGGCGAACGCGCGGCGATTGCGGTCGCCGAAGATCGAGGCAGCGTTCTCTTGACCGACGACCTCGCCGCCCGAGAGGCAGCATCTGACGCAGATATCGAGGTACGTGGTTCCATCGGCGTCATCGCGCTCGGGTACGGCCGCGGACTGCTCGACAGAGACGAGGCAGCAATGCGTATGAGAGCACTCCAGCGTGCGACGAGTCTCTTCGTGACCGAAGCAGTCGTGGAGCGCGGCATCCGGATATTGGACGAGCAGTAG
- a CDS encoding response regulator transcription factor, translated as MAPYILAADDDEYVRVLIETKLGSAYDLKTVADGDEVWELLTDPDHPRPDLCILDVMMPELDGFATLERLRGHAELADIPVMMLTSRGREDDVMRALDAGANDFVTKPFSPSELAARVEKLLES; from the coding sequence ATGGCACCGTACATTCTCGCGGCAGACGACGACGAGTACGTCCGAGTGCTGATCGAAACCAAACTCGGGTCAGCGTACGATCTCAAGACGGTCGCCGACGGCGACGAGGTGTGGGAGCTGTTGACCGACCCGGACCATCCGCGGCCAGACCTATGTATCCTCGACGTGATGATGCCGGAACTCGACGGGTTCGCGACGCTCGAACGACTCCGAGGCCACGCGGAACTGGCCGACATCCCGGTGATGATGCTCACGTCTCGGGGACGAGAAGACGACGTAATGCGTGCGCTGGACGCCGGTGCGAACGACTTCGTCACGAAGCCGTTCTCGCCGAGCGAACTCGCTGCACGGGTCGAAAAACTGTTGGAATCGTAA
- a CDS encoding PAS domain S-box protein: protein MASQDGQVRFYEQLFESVSDAIFVYDPENGVVVTANPAAAEITGYPVETLEGRSVAQFSAGTPAEVEQAALRIIETASAGAQEFEWPIERADGELRTTEVSLQRTTLGGDDRALAIMRDVTEREQARNEANEQRQVLSLLTEVNPAVLWLFSPDWDECLFINDAYEELFGRSTTAIKSNSMDFMEAVHPEDRETVQTAMEQLSNGSRVELEYRVNESEAYSRWVWTEGLPIFNETGELQSVVGFNRDITDMKRLETELIGQRDELAALTDNAPIILFELDDEGTFLQSRGRGLDDLQIDPNQFIGESIFEVYGDYEVITDACRQALNGEAVRRTVDFEGFVFDAWYQPTYDETGAVDGVLGVAVTVTDRARLEADLMANNRALQDLHTRAARSDLTLSERIETMLDIGRERLDLPYGFLTRIDDGTQHIVESVGSHDELQAGASAPLSQAYCRRTIDTEGLLGVQDAVADGWEGDPAYERFNLNCYIGGKLQVDGELYGTVCFADSVARDRSFSEFERSLVELLVQWLGYELQRDQRESRLRELNDELETVLDTSPVAIVQLDEEATILQWNQCAAELFNIPAAGAVGSHIHTIPKEQRPEFQTLLGRVMDGEVIRDYETTQRGADGSQRVLSLNLESTVDDDGDPTGAIVAVTDITSRKRRHQRTDALRAATQDLVGADEQETVGKIALRTARDALEFPICAVWLYDETADVLSPVAQSEAAVELVGDAPTIDRGEGLFWRAFLTGQTVVVNDVQSEDGIFNPETDIGSEIIVPMGDHGVLAVASAGTQSFGTEDSNILETLAGSLTAALNSVADKERLRQRDRELQRQNEQLDEFADVIAHDLRGPLTAARGFFEIALETSDPDHFKRVEEAHARMELLIDDLLTMARQGRSIGDRMPVDLVALARRIWADVHDEATLKITEPLPDLTGDVARLEEVFSNLFRNAVDHVGPNVTVRVGPLDDGGFYVEDDGPGIPVEKRDHIFDYGYTTNLRGTGIGLAVVEEIIIAHGWTISVTDGSDGGARFEIST, encoded by the coding sequence ATGGCGTCTCAGGATGGTCAAGTGCGGTTCTACGAACAACTCTTTGAGTCTGTCTCGGACGCGATTTTTGTGTATGATCCCGAAAACGGAGTTGTCGTCACGGCGAACCCCGCTGCGGCGGAGATAACCGGATACCCAGTCGAAACGCTTGAGGGACGCTCGGTTGCCCAATTCAGTGCCGGAACTCCCGCGGAGGTCGAACAGGCGGCCCTCCGGATCATCGAGACGGCCTCGGCGGGCGCCCAAGAGTTCGAGTGGCCGATTGAGCGCGCCGACGGCGAACTCAGGACCACCGAGGTGTCGCTGCAGCGCACGACGCTCGGCGGCGACGACCGAGCGCTCGCGATCATGCGCGACGTGACCGAGCGCGAACAGGCCCGCAACGAGGCGAACGAGCAGCGACAGGTGCTCTCGCTGCTGACCGAAGTGAACCCGGCGGTGTTGTGGCTGTTTTCGCCGGACTGGGACGAGTGTCTGTTCATCAACGACGCGTACGAGGAGCTGTTCGGACGGTCGACGACGGCGATCAAATCCAATTCCATGGATTTCATGGAGGCAGTCCACCCGGAGGATCGCGAGACCGTCCAGACCGCAATGGAACAGCTGAGCAACGGTTCTCGTGTCGAATTGGAGTACCGAGTCAACGAGAGCGAAGCGTACAGCCGGTGGGTCTGGACCGAGGGACTCCCCATTTTCAACGAGACAGGGGAGTTGCAGTCGGTCGTCGGGTTCAACCGAGACATCACCGACATGAAGCGGCTCGAAACTGAACTCATCGGCCAGCGCGACGAGCTGGCGGCCCTGACGGATAACGCGCCGATAATCTTGTTCGAACTCGACGACGAGGGGACGTTCCTCCAGTCGCGGGGGCGCGGGCTCGACGACCTTCAGATCGACCCGAACCAGTTCATCGGAGAGTCCATCTTCGAGGTGTACGGGGACTACGAAGTGATCACCGACGCCTGTCGGCAGGCGCTCAACGGGGAGGCAGTCAGACGGACCGTCGATTTCGAGGGGTTCGTCTTCGACGCCTGGTATCAGCCGACGTACGACGAGACAGGGGCGGTAGACGGGGTTCTCGGCGTTGCGGTCACGGTCACGGATCGCGCCCGGCTTGAAGCGGATCTGATGGCGAACAACCGCGCGCTACAGGATCTCCACACTCGCGCGGCGCGCAGCGATCTCACCCTCTCGGAGCGCATTGAAACGATGCTGGACATCGGGCGGGAGCGCTTGGATCTGCCGTACGGCTTTTTAACACGGATCGACGACGGGACACAACACATCGTCGAGTCAGTGGGGTCACACGACGAGCTACAGGCAGGGGCCTCCGCGCCGCTGTCCCAGGCGTACTGTCGCCGAACCATCGACACCGAGGGGCTGCTCGGCGTGCAAGACGCGGTGGCGGACGGGTGGGAGGGTGACCCCGCTTACGAGCGATTCAACCTCAACTGCTACATCGGCGGCAAACTGCAGGTGGACGGCGAGCTGTACGGGACGGTCTGTTTCGCGGATTCGGTCGCCCGCGATCGGAGCTTCTCCGAGTTCGAGCGGTCGCTCGTCGAACTCCTCGTTCAGTGGCTCGGCTACGAACTCCAACGAGATCAGCGTGAGTCGCGACTGCGCGAACTCAACGACGAACTGGAGACCGTGCTGGACACCTCGCCCGTGGCCATCGTTCAGCTTGACGAGGAGGCAACGATTCTCCAGTGGAACCAATGCGCGGCGGAGCTGTTCAATATCCCGGCAGCAGGGGCGGTCGGCTCGCATATCCATACCATCCCTAAAGAGCAGCGTCCGGAGTTCCAGACGTTGCTGGGGCGAGTCATGGACGGCGAGGTGATCCGCGACTACGAAACCACGCAAAGAGGAGCCGACGGCTCGCAACGAGTGCTGTCGTTGAACCTCGAATCGACGGTCGACGACGACGGCGATCCGACCGGCGCAATCGTCGCCGTTACCGACATCACGAGCCGGAAACGGCGACACCAACGGACCGACGCGCTGCGAGCAGCGACGCAGGACCTCGTCGGGGCCGACGAGCAAGAAACCGTGGGCAAGATTGCTCTTCGGACGGCCAGAGACGCGTTGGAATTTCCGATCTGTGCCGTGTGGCTCTACGACGAGACGGCAGACGTGTTATCTCCGGTCGCACAAAGCGAGGCCGCCGTGGAGTTGGTAGGAGATGCGCCGACGATCGATCGCGGCGAGGGGCTGTTCTGGCGAGCGTTCCTCACCGGGCAGACGGTCGTCGTCAACGATGTCCAAAGCGAGGATGGCATTTTCAACCCCGAGACTGACATCGGATCTGAGATCATCGTCCCCATGGGCGACCACGGGGTGCTAGCCGTCGCGTCAGCCGGGACGCAGTCGTTCGGCACGGAAGACAGCAACATTCTCGAAACCCTCGCCGGGTCGTTGACGGCCGCACTCAACAGCGTCGCTGATAAGGAGCGCCTCCGACAGCGTGATCGTGAACTCCAGCGCCAGAACGAGCAGTTAGACGAGTTCGCAGACGTGATCGCACACGACCTGCGGGGACCGCTCACCGCTGCCCGAGGGTTCTTCGAAATCGCGCTCGAAACCAGCGACCCCGACCACTTCAAGCGGGTCGAAGAGGCCCACGCCCGGATGGAACTGCTTATCGACGACCTGCTGACGATGGCTCGGCAGGGTCGGTCCATCGGCGACCGCATGCCCGTCGATCTTGTCGCGTTAGCCCGCCGCATCTGGGCCGATGTCCACGATGAAGCCACGCTCAAGATTACGGAACCACTGCCGGACCTGACCGGCGACGTTGCGCGGCTCGAAGAGGTATTCAGCAACCTCTTTCGTAACGCGGTCGACCACGTCGGACCCAACGTCACTGTCAGGGTTGGACCACTCGATGACGGTGGATTCTACGTCGAAGACGACGGGCCGGGGATTCCGGTCGAGAAGCGCGACCACATCTTCGATTACGGGTACACGACGAATCTGCGGGGAACGGGGATCGGGTTAGCCGTCGTCGAAGAGATCATCATCGCCCACGGATGGACCATCTCGGTCACGGACGGGTCCGACGGGGGGGCCCGGTTCGAGATTTCGACGTGA
- a CDS encoding Mur ligase family CapB protein: MNEHGYEVYGRGFGWTWRLRDGPVVLATGGRHDDDSLDTRHEIDRVRAALAHLAGEDLAFASVEVRDPRFVVGQDLDPSGASREEDDWVWRLETPDRVLAHSGQRYPTEAAAREGIARFEELGRGALPVYNVGSEHEWRSEADTVEVGKPSLTGFIKELTRGRRHREFLEQFDTRIIVSGSRGKSSTVRRLDDVFNRRGYDTFTKITGNYPVIIRNGRVHPIERQGPRTTLYENVNVIREFGPRMSEFDSDAVAIFENQAISEYTTRIVNQRFIQPDVILMTNVRQDHNDTLGKRRQDIARALSRSIPKGTHVVNGEQHPALHEYMEAEITARGGTIEQVQIPERHRGLLGAETVHAVNTTLQAIGKEPVPESELDTFIDQIQPEWKRVVGGRLFNAAEVNDVESTEMVRRALTADDEQILPFVYLRHDRRGRTASFAEYTDLLADRDCIDHVHVGGTGTDAFARNVEVPATQHSRHDDASEVLEELLAVDQPLLLMGNTVDEFMRDMEAAIDDRLREWQAAERDATGTRREDLTTPTQPPDA; the protein is encoded by the coding sequence ATGAACGAGCACGGCTACGAGGTGTACGGGCGGGGGTTCGGCTGGACGTGGCGGCTTCGAGACGGCCCGGTCGTCCTCGCGACCGGGGGTCGTCACGACGACGACTCACTCGACACGCGCCACGAGATCGATCGGGTTCGGGCGGCGCTCGCCCACCTCGCCGGCGAGGATCTGGCGTTCGCCTCGGTCGAGGTTCGCGATCCACGATTCGTCGTCGGACAGGATCTGGACCCCTCCGGAGCGTCGCGGGAGGAAGACGATTGGGTCTGGCGGCTCGAAACGCCGGACCGCGTGCTGGCTCACAGCGGCCAGCGCTACCCGACCGAGGCGGCCGCTCGGGAGGGTATCGCCCGGTTCGAGGAACTCGGTCGCGGTGCGCTGCCGGTGTACAACGTCGGCTCGGAACACGAGTGGCGGAGCGAGGCCGACACCGTCGAAGTCGGGAAACCGTCGCTCACCGGCTTTATCAAGGAACTAACCCGCGGTCGTCGCCATCGGGAGTTCCTCGAGCAGTTCGATACGCGGATCATCGTCTCCGGTTCGCGGGGGAAATCCTCCACGGTTCGCCGGCTTGACGACGTGTTCAACCGCCGCGGGTACGACACCTTCACGAAAATCACCGGCAACTACCCGGTGATCATCCGGAACGGTCGCGTCCACCCCATCGAACGACAGGGACCACGCACCACCCTCTACGAGAACGTCAACGTCATCCGAGAGTTCGGCCCGCGGATGAGCGAGTTCGATTCGGACGCGGTCGCGATTTTCGAAAACCAGGCCATCTCGGAGTACACGACCCGCATCGTCAACCAACGGTTCATCCAGCCGGACGTCATCCTGATGACGAACGTTCGGCAGGACCACAATGACACGCTTGGGAAGCGTCGGCAAGATATCGCTCGCGCGCTCTCCCGGTCGATTCCGAAGGGGACCCACGTGGTCAACGGCGAGCAACACCCGGCCCTCCACGAGTACATGGAGGCAGAAATCACGGCTCGCGGCGGGACCATCGAACAGGTGCAGATTCCCGAGCGTCATCGGGGGCTGCTCGGAGCTGAAACGGTTCACGCGGTCAACACGACACTCCAGGCCATCGGGAAGGAGCCAGTTCCCGAGTCGGAACTGGATACGTTCATCGACCAGATCCAACCGGAGTGGAAGCGAGTGGTCGGTGGTCGACTGTTCAACGCCGCCGAAGTCAACGACGTCGAGAGTACCGAAATGGTCCGCCGGGCACTGACTGCGGACGACGAGCAGATACTCCCGTTCGTCTACCTCCGACATGATCGGCGCGGGCGGACCGCGTCGTTCGCGGAGTACACCGACCTGCTTGCCGACAGAGACTGCATCGACCACGTCCACGTCGGGGGGACCGGTACTGACGCGTTCGCGCGAAACGTCGAGGTGCCGGCGACGCAGCACTCGCGTCACGACGACGCCAGCGAAGTTCTCGAAGAGCTGCTCGCCGTCGATCAGCCGCTCTTACTGATGGGCAACACCGTCGACGAGTTCATGCGCGATATGGAGGCGGCCATCGACGACCGGCTTCGAGAGTGGCAGGCGGCCGAGCGCGATGCGACCGGAACGCGACGCGAGGATCTCACGACACCTACGCAACCGCCAGATGCATAG
- a CDS encoding poly-gamma-glutamate biosynthesis protein PgsC/CapC: protein MWVATTLAALGFLLIAVITQFYGYRLGGTITVPILTVYTLKNVVMLPVFVGSTLLAFLGLGYLKRRTLIYGRDELTAAVIIGILIPVAIAVGVFGRGGSLLETRTAVFVGSILPGLAAYNLHQLKPEYRRPDLLGTVGLFAGLLGLGWLLVTPATANAFGTLTPPILFSSTADIAVYKNAVAVVEPEAVIVPRVMAVGLLTGGLFLAEALRSWFDVRLGVITATLLAIFVFVNVWFFALYLFVFLVAGVLMEIINRVTLRYGRVLLGVGTAIALVATLPVTLALPIEQGLTAFFTAIMAGVSAYNAHATAPRESRLILPLQLAVFVPTLAALRLITDPGPQGFPQTLTVPLMLGGLVVMVGSLLYARRVTIQQPSEADVLSGSVLSEGDGT from the coding sequence ATGTGGGTCGCTACGACGCTAGCTGCGCTGGGATTTCTGTTGATTGCAGTGATAACGCAGTTCTACGGCTACCGACTCGGCGGCACGATCACCGTGCCGATACTGACCGTTTACACGCTCAAAAACGTCGTCATGCTTCCCGTCTTCGTCGGGAGCACGCTCTTGGCGTTTCTGGGATTAGGATATTTAAAACGGCGGACGCTGATATACGGGCGCGACGAACTGACAGCGGCTGTCATCATCGGGATACTGATTCCGGTAGCGATCGCCGTCGGCGTCTTCGGTCGAGGCGGTTCGCTGCTCGAGACCCGGACCGCCGTCTTCGTCGGCTCGATTCTCCCCGGACTGGCGGCGTACAACCTCCACCAACTCAAACCAGAGTACCGCCGTCCCGACTTGCTGGGAACTGTCGGCCTCTTCGCCGGACTACTGGGGCTCGGATGGCTGCTCGTGACGCCGGCCACGGCAAACGCGTTTGGAACGCTGACGCCGCCGATACTGTTCAGCTCGACCGCAGACATTGCCGTTTATAAAAACGCCGTCGCGGTCGTCGAGCCGGAGGCGGTCATCGTGCCACGAGTTATGGCGGTCGGGTTGTTGACGGGTGGGCTGTTCCTCGCGGAAGCGCTGCGCTCGTGGTTCGACGTTCGTCTCGGCGTGATTACGGCGACGCTGTTGGCTATCTTCGTGTTCGTCAACGTCTGGTTTTTCGCCCTCTACCTCTTCGTCTTTCTCGTCGCGGGCGTGTTAATGGAGATTATCAATCGCGTGACGCTCCGATACGGCCGCGTGCTGCTCGGCGTCGGTACGGCCATCGCACTGGTTGCGACGCTGCCGGTCACGCTGGCGTTGCCCATCGAACAGGGTCTGACCGCGTTCTTTACTGCCATTATGGCCGGCGTTAGTGCCTACAACGCGCACGCGACTGCCCCACGAGAGAGTCGACTCATTCTCCCCCTCCAACTCGCCGTCTTCGTCCCCACGCTCGCCGCACTGCGGCTCATCACCGATCCCGGTCCACAGGGCTTCCCGCAGACGCTTACCGTCCCACTGATGCTCGGTGGTCTCGTCGTCATGGTGGGCTCTCTGCTCTACGCTCGTCGGGTGACGATCCAACAGCCGTCTGAGGCAGACGTGCTCTCGGGGTCGGTGCTCTCGGAGGGTGACGGCACATGA